The uncultured Bacteroides sp. DNA segment GCATAGAATCTCAGCGCATCACTGATGTGAAGTTCGATAATGCCAGTTGGCTGAAACAGGAAGAGGCGGTGCAAGGGGAGATTTTGATGGAATAGCTTTTGAAATAAGATGAGATCTCATCAAAAATACAGATCTCCTCAACATAATGGCCGCTAAAATGTTAATTATTCATTGATTTTATATGCTAAACAAGAATATCTATGCAGAATCTGATAACCAAGACAGTGAACCTGAAAGAGGGAACGGCTGAGAGCAAGAAGGCGGAAATCCGTGATTATTTTTTGAAGACGTGGGAAGTGGACGAGAAGCTGTATACGCAACTCGTTGATGATGCTACCTTTTATCTTCGGGGTGATCCGCTCCGTCATATCATCCTGTTCTATCTGGGGCACACGGCTGTCTTCTTTATCAATAAGCTTTTGTTGGCAAAAATAATAGATGCTAGGATAAATCCGGCTTTTGAATCGATCTTCGCCATCGGAGTGGACGAGATGAGTTGGGACGACTTGGACGAGCGGCATTACAACTGGCCGTCGGTTCCGGATGTTCGCAAGTATCGCGATGAGGTGAAGAAAACCATTCTGGACGTGATCGACCGTACGCCGTTGAATCTTCCCGTCGATTGGGAGAATCCTTTCTGGATTATCATGATGGGCATTGAACATGAACGTATTCATCTGGAGACTTCTTCGGTGCTGATTCGCCAATTGCCTCTCGATAAGGTGGTTAGCGGACGTTTCGGTGAAATATGTGAGGAGAGGGGAGATGCTCCGGTCAATGTTTTTCTGCCTGTACCCGGTGCTGAGGTTAAGCTGGGCAAGCCGATGGATCATCCGCTTTACGGTTGGGACAATGAATATGGCAGTCGAGTGGAGAAGGTGGAAGATTTTCGGGCCGGCAGGATGCTTGTCTCCAATGGTGAATATCTACAGTTTGTTGAAGACGGCGGCTATGAGGTGGAGAGTTATTGGACGGAAGAGGGGTGGAGCTGGCGCAACTTCAAGGAGGCGCAGATGCCGCTGTTCTGGAGAAAAAGGGACTGCGGATATGTTTTGCGTTTGGTGGCCGAAGAGATTCCGATGCCGTGGAACTGGCCGGTGGAGGTGAACAATCTTGAAGCTAAGGCCTATTGCAATTGGCTGTCGGCAAAGCAGGGGAAGGCTTACCGTTTGCCCACCGAGGCCGAATGGTACCGCTTAGCAGAGCATTGCGGCATTCCGGATGTGGAAGCCTGGAACGCTGCTCCGGGGAATATCAATCTGGAACAGTATGCGTCACCTTGTCCCGTGGATAAGTTTAAGCAGGGCGACTTCTATGATGTGGTGGGAAATGTCTGGCAGTGGACGGAGACGCCAATCACTGGCTTTGCCGGTTTCCGTGTGCATCCTTTGTACGACGATTTCTCCACACCGACTTTCGATGGGAAGCATAATTTGATAAAGGGTGGTTCGTGGATCTCTACCGGCAACGAAGCGACGCTCCATGCCCGCTATGCGTTCCGCCGCCATTTCTATCAACATGCGGGCTTCCGTGTGGTGGAATCGGAACATCCGCTCGTCATAGAGAACGATGAGTACGAAACGGATACGGAGGTTGCTAATTCGTGTGAGAACAACTGGGGAGATGTCTTCGGTGCGAAGTCGAACTTTCAGAAAGATCTTGCCGCTCTTGCACTGGCTGCTGTGAAAGACCGCCACGTGACTCGGGTGCTCGATCTGAATGCCGATACCGGTCGCCTGGCCTTTGAACTGGCACCCCACTTCAGCGATATCACCGCCCTCGATTTCTCTGCACGCTTCATCCGCATGCCCATTCAATTGCAAGAAAAAGGGTTTGTTCGCTATATCGTGAGAGAGGAAGACGAACTGGTGCTCTATCGTGAACTGCTACTTGCCGAAACGGGTTTGGGAGCGGGCAAGGAATCGATCCTTTTCATGCAGGAGAATGCCAATAACATTAAGCCGATCTATACCGATTACGATTTGATTATTGCGCCCAACTTACTGGAAGAGTTGATAAACCCCATTGCCTTTTTGGAGCACATACACGAGCGATTGAATGAGGATGGCACACTGATTCTTGCTTCCACTTACGATTGGGAAGCGAATGCAATTGCCAAAGAATATCGTCCCGGTGGTTTCAAACGAGATGGGGAACCTGTTACTTCATTCGACGGCATCAAAGCTATCTTGGATCAATGGTTTGTTTTGGAACAGCCTCCCGTTGATTTGACCTGTACGCTTCGGAAAAGTTCCCGCTGCTCCGAAGTCCGACTTTCCGAGGTTACTGTTTGGAGGAAGAAACCTTAATTTTGGGAGGATTTGTTTTTTTACCTTAGAACCCGGAATAGAATCGATAGCAAACAAACATTGTTGTCGTAGGTGAACTTGCTCCTTTGCCTTAGAACACTCCGATGTCCGCCGTTAAGCTTGAAAGAATTACTTCTTAAGCTTAACGGCGGCATTCTTATTTCACGGGTACATCTCCAAGCGGAATGCTGTGAGTCTGTTTTATCTGGCCCATCACAAAGATGCTTTGCAGGCTTCCGATGCTATCTACCGTACCCAATTTGTTGAGCACAAAATCCTGATAGTACTTCATGTTGGGCACGTATATTTTTAGCATAAAATCATAGTCACCGGAGATGTTGTAACATTCGGTGATCTCATCTATGCCCATAATTGCCTCCATAAATTGGTGCCCATTCTCCTTGCTGTGCTGTTTGAGGCGTATGTTGCAGAAGACGATGAAACCTTTACTCAGCTTCTCGGGGTCGAGGATGGCTACATATTTCTTTATGAATCCTTCTCTTTCGAGCTGCTTCACCCTTTCGAACACGGGCGTTGGCGACAGGTTGACTCTCTGCGCAAGCTCTTTGGTGGTAAGGCTGGAATCCTCTTGCAAGAGCTTGAGGAGTTTGAGGTCTGTCTGGTCTAATTTCTCCATAGATAATTATTCTGATTAGCGACGAATTAAAGCTACTTAATAGCGTATTCATCTGGTTAGTGTGGCAAATATAGAATTAATATCCTATATTTTGATTGATGTGTAGGTATAAATTCTAAATGGCTACTTTTGCTTTTATTAATCATTAAAATAAATGTAATAAAGAATATGCGTACAAACATTCTGGGTTACCCGAGAATTGGTAATCATCGTGAGCTGAAGAAGGCTTGCGAAAACTATTGGTCAGGCAGCATCTCAGCCGAAGGGCTTTTAGAGGAGGGCGCTGCCATCAGAAAGCAGAACTGGAGCTTACAGAAAGAAAACGGGATTGATCTGATTCCCTCGAATGACTTCTCTTTGTATGATCACATTCTCGATATGACGCTCACTGTGGGTGCCGTTCCTTCGCGCTATGAAGCTTTGGCGGGTGATAGACTGAATCTGTATTTCGCGATGGCACGGGGTTTTCAGAATGAGGGACAGGATGTTATTGCCATGGAAATGACCAAATGGTTTGATACGAACTATCATTATATTGTGCCCGAATTTACGAAAGACCAACAGTTCTCTTTGTACTACAACAAACCTTTGGAAGAATATAAAGAGGCAAAAAGGCTGGGTATCAAAACCAAACCGGTGATTCCCGGCCCTATCTCTTATCTTCTGCTGGGCAAGGAGAAGGAGGGTGGTTTTGATCGTCTCTCTTTGCTGGAGAGGCTTTTGCCTGTCTATGTTCAGATACTCAAATCGCTCGAAAATGAAGGTGCGGAATGGGTGCAGATGGACGAGCCCTTTCTGGCACTGGACATAGACAAAAAGACAAAAGCAGAGTATGTGAACGTGTACCGGCATCTCAGACAGGTATGTCGCTTGAAGATAATGGTGGCTACTTATTTCGACGGATTGAACGAGAATACTTCACTGGCCACTTCTTTGGATGTGGACGCTTTGCACATTGATTTGGTGCGCTGTCCCGAACAATTGTATGATGTTTTGGCGCAATTGCCTGCTGGGAAGAGCTTATCGCTGGGCATTGTGGACGGACGTAATATTTGGAAGAACGACTTTACGCAGTCTCTGGAAGTGATAGAGAAGGCGGTAGATGTGCTGGGTTCGGAACGTGTTTTTGTGGCAGCTTCTTGTTCTTTTCTGCATGTGCCTTATGATTTGGATTTGGAGACCAAGGAGGATGTTCTTACTCCCGAAATGAAACAGTGGATGGCTTATGCCAGGCAAAAGGTAGATGAGGTATCAACTTTGAGAACCCTTTCGGATGGTAACTTTTCTGATGAGGCTCGGTCGAAACTGGAGGCTAACAAACTTGCCATAGCGCATAAAAAGACCTCTTTGCTGATTCACAATCGGGAGGTGAAGGAGCGCAGTGCTGCTGTAACCGATAAAGATACGAGCCGGAAGAGTCCTTTCCCTATAAGAGCGGCTTTACAGCACAAGGTACTCAATCTTCCCCTGTTCCCGACTACGACTATTGGTTCTTTTCCGCAGACGGCGGATGTTCGTTCATGGCGTGCTAAGTTTAAGAAAGGGCTCTTTTCTGCGGCCGATTACAAACATTTGTTGCAGGCAGAAACGAAAAAAAACATAGAATGGCAGGAGTCTGCCGGACTGGATGTATTGGTTCACGGGGAGTTTGAACGCAACGATATGGTGGAGTATTTTGGCGAGCAGCTAGCCGGATTTACTTTCTCGCAAAACGGATGGGTGCAGAGTTACGGTTCGAGATGTGTGAAGCCCCCCATCATTTACGGAGACGTGCACAGACCTCATCCAATGACGGTGGATTGGGCGGTTTATGCACAATCGCTCTCTTCCAAATATGTGAAAGGCATGTTGACGGGGCCGGTTACCATCTTGCAATGGTCGTTTGTCCGCAATGATCAGGAGCGTTCTGAAACCTGCCGACAGATCGCTCTGGCTATTGGTGATGAGGTGTGCGACTTGGAGAAGGCGGGCATTAAAATCATCCAGATAGACGAGCCTGCCATCAGGGAGGGACTTCCGCTTCGCAGAGGCAACTGGAAGGCTTATCTGGACTGGGCGGTGAAGAGCTTCTGTCTCTCCTCGAGTGGAGTTGACGATGCCACTCAGATTCATACGCACATGTGCTATTCTGAGTTCAACGACATCATTGAGCACATCGCCAGGATGGATGCGGATGTGATAACGATCGAATGTTCTCGTTCGCAGATGGAGTTGCTCGATGCTTTTGTGAAATTCAAGTATCCCAATGAAATAGGCCCCGGGGTGTACGACATACACTCTCCGCGTATGCCGTCTCAGCATGAAATAGTGACTCTGTTGAAGAAAGCGCTAGAGGTTCTTCCTCCCGAGCGTTTGTGGGTAAACCCTGACTGCGGTTTGAAGACCAGAGGATGGGCGGAGACGAAAGAGTCTTTAATCAGAATGGTTGATGCGGCAAAATTGCTGCGTAGTGAATTTTCTTCTCTATAGCAATTGTTTTTCTTGATTCGTTTTTGTGCGTGGGGGAACCTTGGCTGTCTGGCTTTAAGGTTCCCCCAATGCATTTACAATGAGTTGCACTTGCAGCGGAGTATATCTTCTGTCAGCGGGTAGTAGTCCCGCTTGTTGCAATGCGTTGTTCAGTCCGGGTATCTTACTTATCCATCGTTTCAGCGTGTCGGCTGCACTTTTGCGGGTGATGTTTGGTAGATAGAATGCCGCCAATTCTGATTTTCCGTAGCTCTGTATGCGGAAAGGTTTCTCTTCGTTTATTGTACTCATCATTGTTTTTATTTGCTTAAAGATACAAAATAATCGGCTGACAGACAAATGATCAGGACTGTATTTGTACGTGTCAATAACCTTTATATCCCTTTGTTGACCGCTATTTCCACCTACGCCCGTAGAGGCCCGAAGTGCCCCGACACCTTGTGTTACCTTTGTATGGAAGAGATCGGGAAACTGCTTCTTACAAAGATCAATGCAGAGTAACTGCTTCATTGGGCAGGCCTGCCAAAGGCAGATTCAGCGCTCTCTTCGGAATAAACAGTTTTGTATCACAATTAACAATAACAACAAGTATGTCAGTACCTGTAAAGCGCTATCAGCGCAACAAATTGCTGAGCGATAAGACATCGCCCAAGCTTTACTTCCTCAGGCAGGAGTCGGGAAGTTCCAAAGTGGCTACTATCGAAAGTATCGCTCAAGACATTGAGACTTCCGGATCACTCTCGGCCGAAGATGTGAAGCACACTATGCAGTCGTTTGTTCGGCAGTTAAAGAAAGTCCTCACTGAGGGCAACAAGGTAAAAGTAGATGGCCTCGGAACGTTCTACATCACCTTTAGTAGCACCGGTACGGCTGTGGAGAAGGATTGCACGGTGAAGAATATCAAACAAGTGAATATCCGCTTTGCGGTAGATAATTCTCTCCGTTTGGCCAATGACACCACGGCTACCACCCGCGGAAGTGCCAATAATGTCCTCTTTTACATCAAAGGTGAGGCTGCTGCTTCGAATGGAGGAAGTAGTGATGCTGGTGACGATAAGCCGAAAGATCCCACTGCTTAACACGATCGGAATCATCCGGAATGAGAAATTTCTTGCGGATGATCCCTTTCCATCGACAAATATGAATAAGGCAGGATACGAATAATGTATCTGCATGAATGATGCAATAAGATGGGAGTAGTGGACTATGAGCGACTGAAATGGTTGGGTTTGGAAGCCGAACTGGCTTATATTCTTCGGCACTATCAGGTAGATACGCTAGATGAGGCAATGGATGTGGTAGAGGAGGAACTAATCTGGTTAAGGCATATAGCTCTCGAAGTAGAGCAAGAGGAATGATCAATTTCTTCCGCTGAATATGGTTACTGAGTCTGGGATACTCTTTGCAAGTATTGTTGATAATCCCGTTTTGCTTTCCACTGAATATGATTGCCCGCCTAGTCCTCTTTCTAAGTCGCAAAAGGTGAGAGTATAATTTAAGATGAATAACAGGAGCGGCAGCCTCGAGGTTGCTTCTCCAACAAAAAAACGAAAAACAATGAAAAAGCTTAATTGGAATGTGATTTTGAAAGTTGTCATTGCCGTAGCATCGGCAGTGTTGGGTGCTTTGGGTGCCAACGCCATGGCATAAAAGCGTGGTGATAGAATGAAAAGGGGGTTGTCCGGACTTTTGGACAACCCCCTTTTTCGTATTCAATGAAAAGTTACTCGGGTAATAACCGGGCTTTTGTTTTCTGTGCCTGACGAACAATATCTTTATTGCTGTCTGTGGCAATAAGTTTGTCGCAAGCTGCTATAATTACATCTTGTTGCCATGAATGTGTAAACCAACTCAAAGCTTCAATCGCAGCTATCCGAAGTTCCGCATCCCTGTTAGGGTCAAGAGAAAATGTGCAGAGTTGAGGAGCTATCTCATGAATAGGATTATTTCTGTAAGATCTGATGACAAACATCTTTTCCTTCTTCGAAGTAGCTGTATGCATCACAGCTTCCAGATCTTTCTTGTTTCCAGCTTCCAACCTTCCTACTTTGTCTAACAACTCTTTTACTATTGCATCTTTGTTTACCCACTGGCTGGATTCCGCAGCCTGCTTCTTTATTTCTTCTGCTATTTTTGCTGTATTCATCAGTTTAACGCCATCCATGGCCTTGTATTGCACTCTCGCAGATGTCCAGTCGTTGAGCAAAGTGTTTACCAATGCCGGTATAAGGTCGTCCGATCCGGTTTCTGATATATACTCCACAGCAAAACGGCGTACAAGTTCATAACTGTCGTTCACAGCAAGTTTCAACACATCATGCAGTTCGGGAGCATTGAGTAAGAAAAGCAAGCGCATGGCCTCCATTCTTTCTACTCCTGCAGCGGAGTTGCTGAAAGTCTCTTTCAGCGTTTTGGGTAGTGACGCATCATGATTCTCATATAACTTGCGCAAAGCGATGCAACGAACATCCACAATGGGACTTTTCAGCAATTTCTGCCATAGCTTGTTGTCCTTGGCATGCAGAGTGATAGCTTCGTTGATGTTGAGCGAAGGATCTGCCAAATTCTTAAATCGGTATGTAGGGTCGCCGATTAAGTGCGTTTCGAGGAACTGCACATGTTTGTGCCACTGTCCGATACGTATGCCACAATTGAGCAAACCGATAAATTCGTCAGGCCATTTGTCTTGTATGGCATTCACGGTGTTACCTTGCGTAACAATCGTTTTTCCGTCAGAGAAGATATAAGCTCCCGCTATGTAGTCATCTTCGTAGAACGACCCATTATAGCAAGCATCGAACATCACAAAACGGGCATTCGGCTTGATGGCATGTAAATCTTCCAAATGCACATCTAGTGAAGCATCCAGCAGAGAATCCTTTAAGATGTTGGCAGGATCGAAAGCATCAGTCATCCATTCACGAGGTACACCGAACATCTTCATATAATTCTGCATCGTCTCTTCTACATCTTTCTTTTTTCTTTTGGCATCCCTCACTTTACCGCGGAGATATTGACGAATATTGTCAATCGAGGTGTTCGGATCGCTTCCTTCCTTGTATCCGTTCAGATACTGAGTGTCGCTGGCACCATGATGGTGAAACAATACAATATCCAAATCCGGACGTTGCACTTCTCTAAGGTAGTAATCCTTGGCTGGCCATTCGGAGTCGAAGTCGGAGAAGCGAACAAGGTTTCCTGTTTTGAACAAATCGGGGAATTGCTCTCTCAAGGCCAACTGTTCGCCGGCCCATGCCTCACGTGCCTGAGAGTTATATCCGTGTCCGCGCATCATAGAAAGGTTGTTGATGGGGTTCTCTTCCGAACGCTCTTTTACCACTTTGGCAAGATACTTGTTCAATAGTTCATATTTATCCTTTCCATCGACAATTACAGGCTTTATCCGCGCCGTGTAAATGTCTGAACGGAGATATTGGCGAGATTCCGGAGTGAGGGAGAAATAGAAGTAGAGTGGTTTGTCTTCATCTCTCTTCAGGAAGTCGAACTTGAGGTCGAAATCATCGTAGTAACGATCTGAGGCGATGCTTGAGCGCTTCCAGTTCATCCGTTGATCCATCTTGAAGGCCGAGGTAAGAAACTGTCCGTCCCGAATCATCGGGATGGGGATGTCTCCTACAAAAACAGCCCCTTCCAACGGACTCTTCTTCTGTTGATACAAGTCGAGCAATATTTTGCGAATGTCTTGTGGCGATTGCCAATTGTCGACAATGATATAAGTTCCCAAACCATCTTTTTCAATCACAGCCCGATAGGCGTTGACAGCTTCTTTCGCCTTCTCATAGCTCTGTGAGTCAATGATGATGGCAAACGTGGTTTTGGATTGAATGCCGGGTTTGATAACCTCCGGTGCGGCCCATAGGCCGACGGCCTGTACTAAAAGCAGGAGTATAAAAAGTGACTTTTTCATGTTTACTTGTTTTAATGGATTCATATTTGTTGGTTTAAAACTCGCATCCAAAGCTTACTTTGAAGAACGAGCGGTGGTTGTAGTCAAAACTGTATGCTTTCTGATAGCAAAAGCTACCTTTCACAAAAAGATTGCCTTTGCTCTGAGCATCTATCTGTTGCGAGTAAGCAGCCGAAAGGGCAAACTGGCCATAGTCGGACATCGAGTAATTAAAATCGCTCTGCATCAGACCCGTTACGACGATATACTCGGGGTGTTGCCCTTGGTAGCTGTACGTTCCGCTCATTCCGTTGCTATACAAGGCAGAAGCCTCTACCAGTAAACGCCGTGTGAACTTGTCGGACAAAGCGATATTTACTTTGCCGTTTACTCCGTAATCCAGACGTTCATTTTCTTTCAGAGATACAGGCAAGAGATATGTGTCTTTGTTCTTGTTATAACCCACTGTAGCCCCTGCCTTCCAGCTGTATTCATCGCCTCTGTTCTTCACCAGCTCGTACTGAGCTTGTGCGTTTTGAGTTTTGTATTTAGAGCGTACACTCTTGTATTCAATCACCCATCCGGTTGCTCCGGTTGTATTGTTCCAAGTGTTGATGTACTCTATACCATCAATCTTGCGGTCGCTATAACCCACTGTGAAGAAGGATGAATAGGGCTTTGAAAGGTCGGTATAAGCTTTCAGATTGGCTGAGAATAATCCGTCTCTGGTTGTTCCGTCCAGTTTGGGCGTGCTTGAGTTTTCTTTCACATCCTCCACTTTCATAGAGTAGTTGGTGGTGAATAGTAAATTGACACTTCCCTGATAATTATATTGAAGCCCTGCGCCAATGGTACTCGCATCGTACAGGCAGAAACGTCCCGAACCTATTTTCTGGACACTTTTGCCTAATCCATAAAGGTAATAATACGTTTGATTGACATAAGTATTTGCAATGTCCATATCCGACTCTTCTTTGAAGTTGCTATACTCCAGATTCAATCCCAAGTGATGCTTCTCACCCAATGAGAACACAGCCCCCGGCTTCACATTAATGGTGTATAGCGTGTTTGTTGAACGCGGGTCTCTTTGCTTGGCTCCCATGGCATTCTGATAGAGCAAATCCAAACCGAAAGAAACAAAGTTCCAATACTGTTTGGTTGCCGTCCGCAATTGGAGTGTGTAGTATTGCTTGTTCCAATCGCTTAAAAGACTATCTGCAGTGTAATAAGGCATACCGCGATAGGGATCGAGCAGCGAAGCGTTGTACCCCGAATTACCTATTTTTTCTCTGGAGTAACCAAAACTACCCCATACATAAGTCGATTTCAGATTGACGCTACCTTCAGCATTGAAGGTGATGTTTTGTCCGTCTTCCCCTTGTTGGGCCTTCTTGAAGTTGCCCTTGTAATTCTCATATCCCAGTGCCACCTCGGTATAATTCAGCGGTTTATCCAGCAAAAGCCCTGCTGAATTGGAACTTCCCATCCAAAGGCTTTTCATCCTGACTTTTTCTGCCGCTGCCGGAGTGTTTTGAGTTGCCTCCTCTTTCTGTTGAGCATTCACTGTGAGCGTTGCAAACAGCAATGTGCAGAGAGTAGCAATCTTTTTTATATTGTTTTTTTTCATAACGTTCTAGTTGTATTAAAACTCTAATCTTGGTTACTTCTTTAATAACGTATGATTCCACGAAGGCATCTTTGTATTGTAACGACGGAATTGGGGCACAAGGCCTCGTTCAAAGTCGTCCGTACTGTTATTGGTATCTTCAAATACCAGATCGCCATTAGCACGGGTTTCTTTCACTTTACGTGCTACACCGACTCCGATAAAGGTTTGGCCGACATACGTCATCCCCGAATCAAGTAGCCCAGGTACACGCTTGCCAACAATCATACTTTCGTTTTGCCCTGCTTCTACGGCATCTATTACATAATCAATGGGGATTTTGGCATAGAGCTTGGTAGATGTGGATGCTAAATCTGTTGTGTTCAGCGACTTATCTTTTACCGGATCATACGTAACCCCGTCAGGAACTTGGAAAAGGGCGTATGCACCTCCAAATATTGTAACCATGTATTGGAGTAATGTATTTGATGCAGTTCCATTTGCATAAATAAAAGTCATGTCTGTTGCCGGTTGATCGGGGAAATTGGCATTATGGCAGTTAAATTCAAATTCGGAAGAAGAGCAATCCATCGGGCTATTAAGATTATATTTTTCAACTTTATGGTTGGTGGCAAACTGTGAGATGACGCATGACTCACCCGACTTTAGCGGATAATCCGTTCCTCTGCCGGGAAATTGCCAAATATTGGTGGCATATACATAGTTATTTCCATCTTCTTTGGGCCACATAGGGAGCTTAGCCGTTGCTACGGTCGGTGCAAGGTCGGCGAAATAGATCTTATCGAGATAAATGACCTTTTCTGTATTGTTGTACAACTCATAGAATTGGTCGCGGAAGTAACCATTAGACCCTCCCTTAGCGTATTTAGATCCACAGTAGTATATTTCCTTAAAGAGTAGTTTACCGGCAACCATTGCTTTTACCGGTATCTTTAATGGCTTCGCATTGCTTACGATGGAATAGTTTACGACGCTTCCGTTGAGGTAATAAGTGGCGTCACCTTCCACTTCGGTCTTTCCTGTAATATTGATGTTATATAGACCCGGAATAATACCTGATACGGTAACTGTGCCGTCACTTCCTACTGTACCGGTTATCTTAATGTTCTCCGTATAATTTTGGAGCGTCACGTTCAGTTCCTCGGGGGCAGGCAAGCCTTCAATGCTCATATCCGCCTCTATCGTTATGGTCATCGTTTTAATGTCCTTTGCATCAAAAGCATCACTAAACTGTCCGCTGCATCCTTTCAATACAGCCGATAATAAGAGCAATCCGGCTGTTCGGTTGATTATATTTAGTTTTTTCATATTCATTTTAATTTATTTCAGTGTGAGTAGCAGTTCTACACCAAAGAACAAGTTATTGTTCCGTCTTTCGTATGTTCCGGGTGATCGTTTGTCTTCGTAGAGCGGGTGCGAAGAGAACATATTGTTGGCAAAGAAAGAGACACGCATGTATTCTCCTATTTCCTTGCTAAGGTTCAGGTTCATACATAACAAAGGCGGCATACTTTCTTTGATGTACTCTTTCTTTTCTACTTTGCGCATGATACTTGCAAATTCGCTACTGTTTTGATTTGCCGGATCGAAATCGTACACCTGTCCGTCATTCTTGTTGATGTACTTCACGGGGACGGAGTCGTTACTGAATTTATACCAATCGGCATCTTTCCAGATCACTTGTGTGGTTAGAGTTACAGCCATCTTCAGGCTTGGAATGTTGTGCACCATCCTTAGGGAAGTGGATATTCGCTCTTGGTATC contains these protein-coding regions:
- the ovoA gene encoding 5-histidylcysteine sulfoxide synthase, translated to MQNLITKTVNLKEGTAESKKAEIRDYFLKTWEVDEKLYTQLVDDATFYLRGDPLRHIILFYLGHTAVFFINKLLLAKIIDARINPAFESIFAIGVDEMSWDDLDERHYNWPSVPDVRKYRDEVKKTILDVIDRTPLNLPVDWENPFWIIMMGIEHERIHLETSSVLIRQLPLDKVVSGRFGEICEERGDAPVNVFLPVPGAEVKLGKPMDHPLYGWDNEYGSRVEKVEDFRAGRMLVSNGEYLQFVEDGGYEVESYWTEEGWSWRNFKEAQMPLFWRKRDCGYVLRLVAEEIPMPWNWPVEVNNLEAKAYCNWLSAKQGKAYRLPTEAEWYRLAEHCGIPDVEAWNAAPGNINLEQYASPCPVDKFKQGDFYDVVGNVWQWTETPITGFAGFRVHPLYDDFSTPTFDGKHNLIKGGSWISTGNEATLHARYAFRRHFYQHAGFRVVESEHPLVIENDEYETDTEVANSCENNWGDVFGAKSNFQKDLAALALAAVKDRHVTRVLDLNADTGRLAFELAPHFSDITALDFSARFIRMPIQLQEKGFVRYIVREEDELVLYRELLLAETGLGAGKESILFMQENANNIKPIYTDYDLIIAPNLLEELINPIAFLEHIHERLNEDGTLILASTYDWEANAIAKEYRPGGFKRDGEPVTSFDGIKAILDQWFVLEQPPVDLTCTLRKSSRCSEVRLSEVTVWRKKP
- a CDS encoding Lrp/AsnC family transcriptional regulator, whose product is MEKLDQTDLKLLKLLQEDSSLTTKELAQRVNLSPTPVFERVKQLEREGFIKKYVAILDPEKLSKGFIVFCNIRLKQHSKENGHQFMEAIMGIDEITECYNISGDYDFMLKIYVPNMKYYQDFVLNKLGTVDSIGSLQSIFVMGQIKQTHSIPLGDVPVK
- the metE gene encoding 5-methyltetrahydropteroyltriglutamate--homocysteine S-methyltransferase encodes the protein MRTNILGYPRIGNHRELKKACENYWSGSISAEGLLEEGAAIRKQNWSLQKENGIDLIPSNDFSLYDHILDMTLTVGAVPSRYEALAGDRLNLYFAMARGFQNEGQDVIAMEMTKWFDTNYHYIVPEFTKDQQFSLYYNKPLEEYKEAKRLGIKTKPVIPGPISYLLLGKEKEGGFDRLSLLERLLPVYVQILKSLENEGAEWVQMDEPFLALDIDKKTKAEYVNVYRHLRQVCRLKIMVATYFDGLNENTSLATSLDVDALHIDLVRCPEQLYDVLAQLPAGKSLSLGIVDGRNIWKNDFTQSLEVIEKAVDVLGSERVFVAASCSFLHVPYDLDLETKEDVLTPEMKQWMAYARQKVDEVSTLRTLSDGNFSDEARSKLEANKLAIAHKKTSLLIHNREVKERSAAVTDKDTSRKSPFPIRAALQHKVLNLPLFPTTTIGSFPQTADVRSWRAKFKKGLFSAADYKHLLQAETKKNIEWQESAGLDVLVHGEFERNDMVEYFGEQLAGFTFSQNGWVQSYGSRCVKPPIIYGDVHRPHPMTVDWAVYAQSLSSKYVKGMLTGPVTILQWSFVRNDQERSETCRQIALAIGDEVCDLEKAGIKIIQIDEPAIREGLPLRRGNWKAYLDWAVKSFCLSSSGVDDATQIHTHMCYSEFNDIIEHIARMDADVITIECSRSQMELLDAFVKFKYPNEIGPGVYDIHSPRMPSQHEIVTLLKKALEVLPPERLWVNPDCGLKTRGWAETKESLIRMVDAAKLLRSEFSSL
- a CDS encoding DUF4248 domain-containing protein, whose product is MSTINEEKPFRIQSYGKSELAAFYLPNITRKSAADTLKRWISKIPGLNNALQQAGLLPADRRYTPLQVQLIVNALGEP
- a CDS encoding HU family DNA-binding protein — encoded protein: MSVPVKRYQRNKLLSDKTSPKLYFLRQESGSSKVATIESIAQDIETSGSLSAEDVKHTMQSFVRQLKKVLTEGNKVKVDGLGTFYITFSSTGTAVEKDCTVKNIKQVNIRFAVDNSLRLANDTTATTRGSANNVLFYIKGEAAASNGGSSDAGDDKPKDPTA
- a CDS encoding smalltalk protein, coding for MKKLNWNVILKVVIAVASAVLGALGANAMA
- a CDS encoding HEAT repeat domain-containing protein encodes the protein MKKSLFILLLLVQAVGLWAAPEVIKPGIQSKTTFAIIIDSQSYEKAKEAVNAYRAVIEKDGLGTYIIVDNWQSPQDIRKILLDLYQQKKSPLEGAVFVGDIPIPMIRDGQFLTSAFKMDQRMNWKRSSIASDRYYDDFDLKFDFLKRDEDKPLYFYFSLTPESRQYLRSDIYTARIKPVIVDGKDKYELLNKYLAKVVKERSEENPINNLSMMRGHGYNSQAREAWAGEQLALREQFPDLFKTGNLVRFSDFDSEWPAKDYYLREVQRPDLDIVLFHHHGASDTQYLNGYKEGSDPNTSIDNIRQYLRGKVRDAKRKKKDVEETMQNYMKMFGVPREWMTDAFDPANILKDSLLDASLDVHLEDLHAIKPNARFVMFDACYNGSFYEDDYIAGAYIFSDGKTIVTQGNTVNAIQDKWPDEFIGLLNCGIRIGQWHKHVQFLETHLIGDPTYRFKNLADPSLNINEAITLHAKDNKLWQKLLKSPIVDVRCIALRKLYENHDASLPKTLKETFSNSAAGVERMEAMRLLFLLNAPELHDVLKLAVNDSYELVRRFAVEYISETGSDDLIPALVNTLLNDWTSARVQYKAMDGVKLMNTAKIAEEIKKQAAESSQWVNKDAIVKELLDKVGRLEAGNKKDLEAVMHTATSKKEKMFVIRSYRNNPIHEIAPQLCTFSLDPNRDAELRIAAIEALSWFTHSWQQDVIIAACDKLIATDSNKDIVRQAQKTKARLLPE